The Paenalcaligenes faecalis genome has a window encoding:
- the lptG gene encoding LPS export ABC transporter permease LptG, whose protein sequence is MRIARRYIASEIYRSSAVVLLALIGLFSFFNLIDELDKLSASFGLSSLLYLQALSLPTQLYELLPIGLLIGAVLALAGLAQRNELVVLRVAGVSGLQLLLSLWVITIPLMIGAFILSEYITPRTEIQASESSLKLLGKAGGGRLSSGYWFKENGDQDEMRLINIGRLNDKSTVADITIYEFDQEQHLQEFIQAKHGYFADKQLHLTQVQRSVINNLSLSALENDLKPDFALTQVETKETLAIHTDLSAERLLARILTPERMAITDLVDYIDYLDQNQLQTDRQTVALWRKIAYPFTLLVMITIAAPISFMQTRRGGVGSKMFIGILIGVGFFMANQLALNLGMLSHWEPWVTALLPSLLALALALIALTIIENQQRWRRKRQITASITPP, encoded by the coding sequence ATGCGCATTGCACGTCGCTATATCGCCTCTGAAATTTATCGATCCAGTGCGGTTGTACTCCTCGCTCTGATAGGCTTATTTAGTTTTTTTAATCTGATTGATGAGCTAGATAAACTCAGCGCCAGTTTTGGATTAAGCAGCCTTCTGTATCTGCAAGCACTGAGTCTACCCACCCAACTGTATGAGTTGTTGCCCATCGGCTTGTTGATCGGGGCAGTTCTTGCTTTAGCTGGATTGGCACAACGAAATGAACTGGTGGTATTACGCGTAGCTGGCGTCAGCGGTTTACAGCTGCTTCTGTCTTTATGGGTGATTACCATCCCATTAATGATTGGCGCATTTATTCTTTCCGAATACATCACCCCGCGCACTGAAATTCAAGCCAGTGAAAGCAGCCTAAAATTATTAGGCAAAGCAGGTGGCGGTCGACTAAGTAGTGGTTATTGGTTTAAAGAAAATGGTGATCAAGACGAAATGCGTCTCATTAATATTGGGCGGCTGAATGATAAATCCACTGTCGCTGACATCACCATCTATGAGTTCGACCAAGAACAACACCTACAAGAATTCATTCAAGCCAAACATGGCTATTTTGCAGATAAACAGCTACATCTAACGCAAGTACAACGCTCTGTTATCAATAACCTATCATTATCTGCACTAGAAAATGATCTCAAACCAGACTTCGCTCTCACTCAGGTTGAAACCAAAGAAACCCTCGCCATTCATACCGACCTAAGTGCTGAGCGTTTGCTCGCCAGAATTTTGACACCAGAACGCATGGCTATTACCGATCTGGTTGACTATATTGACTACCTAGATCAAAACCAACTACAGACCGATAGACAAACCGTTGCCCTGTGGCGCAAAATCGCCTACCCCTTTACGCTATTAGTGATGATAACTATCGCTGCCCCCATCAGCTTTATGCAAACACGTCGTGGTGGGGTAGGTAGCAAAATGTTCATCGGGATTCTCATTGGGGTTGGCTTTTTTATGGCGAATCAATTAGCGCTAAACTTAGGCATGCTAAGTCACTGGGAACCTTGGGTCACCGCCCTTTTACCTAGCTTACTCGCCTTGGCCTTAGCTCTGATTGCATTAACAATTATCGAAAACCAACAACGTTGGCGACGAAAAAGGCAAATAACGGCGTCAATAACCCCGCCCTAA
- the mtgA gene encoding monofunctional biosynthetic peptidoglycan transglycosylase: MMTTRSPSRIKRITIILLVSLVLFICYQFSFLVRIVWFNYYNPQSSAIMRQTLAELRHQDPDTQIQFEWVKYEHISDHLKRAVISSEDANFLEHQGVEWEAIRNAWEYNKQQASQGSERRRGGSTLTQQLAKNLFLSNSRSYTRKGQELILSYMIEYSMSKQRILELYLNIAQWGQSEFGAQAAAKRYFHSTAQNLTATQAARLAAMLPNPIFYDKNGNTPFLQRRTNTIVQRMRQVSAP; encoded by the coding sequence ATGATGACCACCCGTTCACCGAGTCGCATAAAGCGCATTACGATTATTTTGCTGGTTTCGCTCGTTTTATTTATCTGCTATCAGTTCAGTTTTTTAGTGCGCATAGTGTGGTTTAACTATTACAACCCACAGTCCAGCGCCATCATGCGCCAAACCCTCGCTGAATTACGGCACCAAGACCCTGATACCCAAATACAGTTTGAGTGGGTTAAATACGAACACATTAGCGATCACTTAAAGCGCGCGGTAATTAGTTCTGAAGATGCAAATTTTCTGGAGCATCAAGGCGTAGAATGGGAGGCGATTCGCAATGCGTGGGAATACAATAAGCAGCAAGCCTCTCAGGGCTCCGAGCGTCGTCGTGGCGGGTCCACCCTAACCCAACAACTCGCAAAAAACCTGTTCTTGTCTAACTCTCGTAGCTATACACGTAAAGGCCAAGAACTTATTCTTAGCTACATGATTGAATACAGCATGTCTAAACAACGCATCTTAGAGCTTTATCTCAATATTGCTCAATGGGGGCAATCAGAGTTCGGAGCTCAAGCCGCTGCGAAGCGCTATTTTCATAGTACAGCTCAAAACCTGACGGCTACCCAAGCTGCCCGTTTAGCCGCTATGCTGCCCAATCCTATTTTTTATGACAAAAATGGGAACACCCCTTTTCTACAACGCCGCACGAACACCATCGTGCAACGTATGCGCCAAGTCAGCGCCCCTTAA
- the aroE gene encoding shikimate dehydrogenase: MPLPSTLHCAVVGNPIAHSRSPEIHHAFAKQFGLRVDYQRMLADPNDFADHVRAFFAQGGKGLNITVPFKETAFALATHHSPSAQLAGAANTLWLENGQLHACNTDGIGLVNDLTRLGFAPANQRILLIGAGGAAKGVLLPLLEAGAAHIRVINRSSLKAHALVEHIALHQPNYAARLDAGDLDTTNGVWDIIINATSSSLDQKNPLNQPIECSQHSLAYDMMYGAEPSIFMKDCVTYGATQCADGLGMLVGQAAQSFFIWHGLQPDTEPVLHDLRQRL; this comes from the coding sequence ATGCCCCTACCTTCTACTTTGCATTGTGCCGTCGTAGGCAACCCCATTGCCCACAGCCGTTCTCCTGAGATCCACCATGCTTTTGCAAAGCAATTTGGCCTGCGTGTTGATTACCAGCGTATGTTGGCTGACCCGAATGACTTTGCCGATCATGTACGTGCGTTCTTTGCCCAAGGAGGTAAAGGGCTAAACATCACGGTCCCTTTTAAAGAAACCGCTTTTGCACTAGCTACCCATCACAGCCCCAGCGCACAGCTAGCAGGTGCAGCGAATACCTTATGGCTAGAAAATGGACAGCTACACGCTTGCAATACCGATGGCATCGGTCTGGTTAATGATTTAACACGATTAGGTTTTGCTCCTGCTAACCAACGTATATTACTCATCGGGGCGGGTGGAGCGGCTAAAGGGGTGCTGCTCCCATTACTGGAGGCAGGGGCGGCACATATCCGAGTTATCAATCGCTCCTCTCTTAAAGCCCACGCCTTAGTCGAACATATTGCCCTGCATCAGCCTAATTATGCGGCTCGTCTGGATGCCGGTGACCTAGACACAACCAACGGGGTATGGGACATCATCATTAATGCCACCTCTAGCAGCCTAGATCAAAAAAACCCCTTAAATCAGCCCATTGAATGTAGTCAGCATTCACTCGCCTATGACATGATGTATGGGGCCGAACCGTCCATTTTCATGAAAGACTGCGTCACTTACGGAGCAACTCAATGTGCTGATGGTCTAGGAATGTTGGTCGGCCAAGCGGCTCAAAGCTTTTTCATCTGGCATGGCCTACAGCCCGATACCGAACCTGTACTCCACGATTTACGACAACGCCTATAA
- a CDS encoding energy transducer TonB — protein sequence MSLRHASILSDFLWPAVILSLLAHGLVLYYAWPNGIEKKTLSPEPTIALINYKNEEPVLNALLLAQWQAAGGGESHDQEAASAPFSGQNTPSPNDLVLQAMRERLRQMEQNQQARLVQLESEWQALHATPDSEPESEHTGQQDQDEHTLRLSRELHVLKSQITHYNSQPRIHFDAPSANASPYAAYIEDWRAKIERLGTEHYPDQAKGLLSDALQLTVYIDKNGSLLKVDIHQPAQNPIFNVAAQRIIRLAAPFGPFSPEMQEHSDVIAITRSWRFTQGSLTTE from the coding sequence ATGTCATTACGCCATGCTTCTATTCTGTCTGACTTTCTGTGGCCAGCCGTGATTTTATCTCTGCTGGCCCACGGGTTAGTGCTGTATTACGCATGGCCTAATGGCATAGAAAAAAAGACGTTATCCCCTGAACCTACCATTGCTCTTATTAACTATAAAAATGAAGAGCCCGTTCTCAATGCTCTTTTACTCGCTCAATGGCAAGCAGCAGGTGGCGGCGAAAGTCATGACCAAGAGGCTGCCAGCGCCCCATTTAGTGGCCAAAACACACCTAGCCCTAATGATTTGGTGCTACAGGCTATGCGTGAACGGCTACGTCAAATGGAGCAAAATCAACAAGCACGGTTAGTGCAGTTAGAATCCGAGTGGCAAGCCTTACACGCGACACCAGATAGCGAACCCGAATCAGAACACACGGGACAGCAAGACCAAGACGAACACACCTTACGTTTATCCCGCGAACTACACGTATTAAAATCTCAAATCACGCATTACAACTCTCAGCCTCGTATCCATTTTGATGCCCCTTCGGCTAATGCCTCGCCCTACGCCGCCTACATTGAAGATTGGCGCGCTAAAATAGAACGCTTAGGAACAGAGCACTATCCCGATCAAGCTAAAGGCCTGCTATCCGATGCTCTACAATTAACCGTTTATATAGATAAAAATGGCAGTCTACTCAAGGTAGACATACACCAACCCGCTCAGAACCCTATTTTTAACGTGGCTGCGCAACGAATTATTCGTCTTGCTGCTCCGTTTGGCCCTTTTAGCCCCGAAATGCAAGAGCACTCCGACGTGATTGCTATTACCCGCAGTTGGCGCTTTACTCAAGGCAGTTTAACGACTGAATAA
- a CDS encoding ribonuclease catalytic domain-containing protein — MYVLFEDSGKFKAEKIFADADSTMQVESASGKRSKIRKNNVFFEFAQPDPTTLLEQAEQLAAEFDVDFLWECAPKEEFSAIEFAEDYFGHTPSAVEKTALIFALHGAPAYFHRKGKGLYRPAPPEILEAALAAIEKKRLQAEQQDAWTQAMIAGELPEPIAAIANSLLSAPDKNTLEWKAFDAAVQHLGVSPEKLLLDLNAWSSPLALHRHRFFSNYFPRGIEFPEIELATEWGTELPVADIEAYSVDDEGTTEIDDALSIQSIGENQWRVGVHIATPGLAVQRDNELDQLARKRLSTLYTPGQKVPMLPEAVIRQFSLDEGLSRPAISLYVDIDLEKAEILQSQTRLERIVVKENLRQHKLDPLVTQEALDNPDSDIPYAHWIRPLWAVTQYLAKQRELVRGRPENNNRVEFLFDLDGAADDPDSLVRLIPRVRNAPIGLITAEMMILANNHWGGLLAQHDVPGIYRSQQNMRTRMSTHALPHDSIGVPQYAWSTSPLRRYVDLVNQWQILAAAEHGVSARLVAPFKPKEADLFGIVGAFEAQYTAWNDFQNTIERYWVLRWLQQQNIQQMSATVIKEDLVRFDSAPFVMRVPGLGELERGQQLMLDILSVNELDLTVEARLRELIQPPSTEDHPEA; from the coding sequence ATGTACGTCCTTTTTGAAGACAGCGGCAAATTCAAAGCCGAAAAAATTTTTGCTGATGCCGACTCCACCATGCAGGTAGAGTCAGCCAGTGGTAAACGCAGCAAAATTCGCAAAAACAATGTGTTTTTTGAGTTTGCTCAGCCAGACCCCACCACGCTTTTAGAGCAAGCCGAACAATTAGCTGCCGAATTCGATGTGGATTTTTTATGGGAATGTGCGCCTAAAGAGGAATTCTCAGCCATAGAGTTTGCAGAGGACTATTTTGGTCACACCCCTAGTGCCGTTGAAAAAACAGCACTTATTTTTGCCTTGCATGGCGCTCCCGCGTATTTTCACCGCAAAGGCAAAGGGCTGTACCGTCCCGCCCCCCCTGAAATCCTAGAAGCCGCTTTAGCCGCTATAGAAAAAAAGCGCCTCCAAGCCGAACAGCAAGATGCGTGGACCCAAGCCATGATTGCAGGCGAGCTGCCTGAACCCATTGCAGCTATCGCTAACTCACTCTTATCAGCGCCCGATAAAAACACCCTAGAGTGGAAAGCCTTTGATGCCGCTGTCCAACATTTAGGCGTTAGCCCCGAAAAACTACTGTTAGACCTCAATGCATGGTCTAGCCCATTAGCTCTACACCGCCATCGCTTTTTTTCAAACTACTTTCCTCGGGGCATTGAGTTTCCTGAGATCGAGTTAGCGACGGAATGGGGCACAGAATTACCTGTGGCAGATATAGAGGCTTACTCCGTCGATGACGAAGGCACCACTGAGATTGATGACGCGCTTTCCATTCAGTCCATCGGAGAAAACCAATGGCGAGTGGGTGTACATATTGCCACCCCTGGCCTTGCGGTACAACGAGATAACGAACTCGATCAGCTTGCACGAAAACGACTCTCTACACTTTACACACCTGGGCAAAAAGTGCCAATGCTGCCCGAAGCCGTCATTCGTCAATTCTCTTTAGACGAAGGGCTCAGTCGACCCGCCATTTCACTCTATGTAGATATTGATCTAGAAAAAGCCGAGATTCTGCAAAGCCAAACTCGACTAGAACGAATTGTCGTTAAAGAAAATCTACGCCAACATAAACTAGACCCTCTCGTAACCCAAGAGGCGCTGGACAACCCTGACAGTGACATTCCCTATGCACATTGGATTCGGCCACTATGGGCGGTAACGCAATATTTAGCTAAACAGCGAGAGCTAGTACGAGGTCGCCCTGAGAATAATAATCGGGTTGAGTTTTTATTTGATTTAGATGGCGCCGCCGATGATCCAGATAGCCTAGTTCGTCTTATCCCTCGGGTTCGAAATGCGCCCATCGGTTTAATTACCGCTGAAATGATGATTTTAGCCAATAATCACTGGGGGGGACTATTGGCTCAGCACGATGTACCTGGCATTTACCGCTCTCAACAAAATATGCGTACACGTATGTCTACTCATGCTCTGCCACATGACAGCATTGGAGTCCCTCAATACGCATGGTCCACTTCGCCCTTGCGTCGTTATGTGGACTTAGTAAATCAATGGCAAATTCTCGCTGCAGCCGAACATGGTGTATCTGCCCGCCTTGTTGCCCCCTTTAAACCCAAAGAGGCTGATTTATTCGGTATTGTGGGTGCTTTTGAGGCGCAATACACCGCATGGAATGACTTCCAAAACACCATTGAACGCTATTGGGTGCTACGCTGGTTACAGCAGCAAAATATTCAGCAAATGTCCGCGACAGTGATCAAAGAAGATCTAGTCCGTTTTGACTCAGCCCCCTTTGTCATGCGGGTACCCGGCTTAGGCGAGCTAGAGCGAGGCCAGCAACTGATGCTTGATATACTGAGCGTCAATGAACTTGATCTAACCGTAGAGGCTCGATTACGTGAATTAATTCAGCCCCCCTCCACAGAGGATCACCCAGAGGCCTAA
- a CDS encoding YqiA/YcfP family alpha/beta fold hydrolase, which translates to MILYLHGFRSSPSSYKAQVLAKAVAEKGWQDQWVCPQLPESPAAAIALCNQLIQEANLTDPATDLRIIGSSLGGYYAHVLAEQWGCKALLLNPAVHAPRDLATQVGEHRYYHSDVPFVFHANYIDELTAMQPSATTQPQRYYLIAASGDEVLNYQEMLHTFSGSQGFLIFGSDHGISDFDLYLSPVLHFIAPSIGS; encoded by the coding sequence ATGATTTTATACCTACATGGCTTTAGGTCTTCTCCAAGCTCCTATAAAGCGCAGGTTTTGGCTAAGGCGGTGGCTGAAAAAGGCTGGCAAGATCAGTGGGTCTGCCCACAACTACCTGAAAGCCCAGCTGCAGCGATTGCCCTTTGCAATCAACTCATCCAAGAGGCCAACCTCACTGACCCCGCCACAGACTTACGTATTATTGGCTCGTCGTTAGGCGGTTATTATGCCCACGTCCTGGCTGAACAATGGGGCTGCAAGGCACTATTACTTAATCCTGCCGTGCACGCCCCTCGCGATTTAGCCACTCAGGTTGGTGAGCACCGTTACTATCACTCTGATGTGCCTTTTGTGTTTCATGCTAATTATATAGATGAGCTCACAGCCATGCAGCCCTCGGCCACTACACAGCCACAACGCTATTATTTAATCGCTGCCAGTGGTGATGAGGTATTAAATTACCAAGAGATGCTGCACACCTTTTCAGGTAGCCAGGGTTTTCTGATCTTTGGCAGTGATCACGGTATTTCTGACTTTGATCTTTACCTTAGCCCTGTTTTACACTTTATAGCTCCTTCGATAGGCAGTTAA
- the mpl gene encoding UDP-N-acetylmuramate:L-alanyl-gamma-D-glutamyl-meso-diaminopimelate ligase yields the protein MHIHILGICGTFMGGLALIARAAGHTVTGCDAGVYPPMSTQLQEQGIDLIEGYGVEQLELKPDLFVIGNVVSRGNPLMEAILDQGLAYTSGPQWLGENVLAHQHVLAVAGTHGKTSTSSMLAWILEHNGLKPNFLIGGVAPDLGVSARFDKNQPLFVIEADEYDTAFFDKRSKFVHYRPRTAILNNLEFDHADIFADLSAIETQFHHLVRTIASTGLIIRPAQAPALDRALARGCWTQVERLESPTGWYSEQSNADPVSIFFDGKKQGEIHWHLSGEHNRLNALAAIAAAHHVGIEPSDSCAALSQFQGIKRRMELRGTIHQIRVYDDFAHHPTAIALTLEGLAKQITPNERIIAVLEPRSNTMKLGAMAARLPESLACADHTFCYSENQGKHALNWDAQATFAPLGDKASVINDLNALAAAVIEKAQPHDHIVIMSNGSFGGVHEKILQGLTQRFGANP from the coding sequence ATGCATATTCATATTCTAGGTATTTGCGGCACTTTTATGGGTGGTCTAGCTCTGATCGCTCGCGCCGCAGGCCATACAGTTACAGGCTGTGATGCGGGGGTCTATCCGCCCATGAGCACACAACTACAAGAGCAAGGTATAGATCTAATCGAAGGCTATGGTGTAGAACAACTTGAGCTCAAACCTGATCTATTTGTGATTGGTAATGTAGTGAGCCGTGGCAACCCGTTAATGGAAGCCATTTTAGATCAAGGCTTAGCTTATACATCTGGCCCTCAGTGGCTAGGTGAAAATGTGCTCGCTCATCAGCATGTACTCGCTGTAGCAGGGACTCATGGCAAAACATCTACCAGTTCTATGTTAGCGTGGATTCTCGAACACAATGGCCTGAAACCTAATTTTTTAATTGGCGGAGTCGCCCCAGACCTAGGGGTTTCTGCTCGATTTGATAAAAACCAACCCCTCTTTGTGATCGAGGCTGACGAATATGACACTGCCTTTTTTGATAAAAGGTCAAAGTTTGTCCACTACCGTCCACGTACTGCGATTTTAAATAATTTAGAATTTGATCATGCTGATATTTTTGCAGATCTCTCTGCTATAGAAACCCAATTTCATCACCTAGTGCGCACTATTGCATCTACTGGGTTAATTATTCGCCCCGCACAGGCCCCCGCCTTAGATCGCGCTTTAGCCAGAGGCTGTTGGACTCAGGTAGAACGACTTGAGTCCCCAACGGGCTGGTACTCAGAACAGAGTAACGCTGATCCTGTCAGTATTTTCTTTGATGGTAAAAAACAGGGTGAAATTCACTGGCATCTCAGTGGAGAACACAACCGTCTCAATGCCTTAGCTGCCATCGCAGCGGCGCACCATGTAGGGATTGAGCCAAGCGACAGCTGTGCTGCATTAAGTCAATTTCAAGGGATTAAACGGCGTATGGAGTTACGCGGTACGATTCATCAGATTCGTGTCTATGATGATTTTGCGCACCACCCTACAGCCATCGCATTGACCTTAGAGGGCCTAGCAAAACAAATCACGCCAAATGAACGTATCATCGCTGTACTTGAGCCTCGATCCAACACGATGAAACTGGGTGCCATGGCAGCTCGTTTACCCGAATCACTGGCTTGCGCTGATCATACGTTTTGTTATAGCGAGAACCAAGGCAAACACGCATTAAATTGGGATGCCCAAGCCACTTTTGCCCCGCTAGGCGATAAGGCTTCAGTAATCAATGATCTCAATGCCTTAGCAGCAGCCGTCATTGAAAAAGCCCAACCCCATGACCATATTGTTATCATGAGTAACGGTAGCTTTGGGGGCGTACATGAAAAGATTCTCCAAGGCTTAACTCAACGTTTTGGGGCCAATCCATGA
- a CDS encoding TlpA family protein disulfide reductase, protein MKSAICSSLRKLVVVSGFWLMTSAQAESVDLFTLQFDDLHGQAQSMANYKGKPVVVNFWATWCPPCVEEMPDLEELSQTHSDVQFVGLAIDTQRNVKKFLEKIAVSYDLYVPGHSGVKQMKALGNSKGGLPYTLVINADGSIQEQLLGQINKEHLGAILGNLKN, encoded by the coding sequence ATGAAATCGGCGATCTGTAGTTCCCTGCGCAAGCTAGTTGTAGTCAGTGGTTTTTGGTTGATGACGTCTGCTCAGGCTGAGTCTGTGGATTTGTTTACTTTGCAGTTTGATGATTTACATGGCCAAGCGCAGTCAATGGCTAACTATAAAGGCAAACCAGTCGTGGTCAATTTTTGGGCAACATGGTGTCCCCCTTGTGTAGAGGAGATGCCGGATTTAGAAGAATTGAGTCAGACGCATTCAGATGTGCAGTTTGTAGGACTAGCGATTGATACACAACGTAATGTAAAAAAGTTTTTGGAAAAAATTGCTGTATCGTATGATCTGTACGTACCCGGTCATAGTGGGGTAAAACAAATGAAAGCATTAGGCAACTCAAAAGGAGGGTTGCCATACACTTTAGTGATCAATGCGGATGGCTCTATCCAAGAGCAGCTACTGGGACAGATCAATAAAGAGCACCTTGGGGCCATTTTAGGCAATTTAAAAAATTAA
- the aroQ gene encoding type II 3-dehydroquinate dehydratase, producing the protein MASNILVIHGPNLNLLGTREPHIYGAQTLDDINQHLVQLASDLGGVCSTFQSNSEGQLVDRIHAAAQQQVDFILINAGAYTHTSVAIRDALAAVAIPFIEVHLSNVHKREPFRHHSYLSDIAQGVVVGLGAYGYESALRYAMA; encoded by the coding sequence ATGGCTAGCAATATACTGGTTATACACGGTCCGAATTTAAACCTGCTTGGCACACGCGAGCCGCACATTTATGGTGCGCAAACACTGGATGATATTAATCAACATCTGGTGCAGCTGGCATCTGACTTGGGCGGGGTATGTAGTACATTTCAAAGTAACTCTGAGGGGCAGCTCGTTGATCGTATTCACGCTGCAGCTCAACAACAAGTGGACTTCATTTTAATTAATGCCGGGGCTTATACTCATACCAGTGTGGCAATTCGTGATGCTTTAGCTGCGGTAGCGATTCCTTTCATAGAGGTACATTTATCCAATGTGCACAAACGGGAACCGTTCCGTCATCACTCCTATCTTTCTGATATTGCTCAGGGGGTAGTTGTGGGGCTAGGCGCTTACGGTTACGAATCTGCCCTGCGTTATGCTATGGCTTAA
- the accB gene encoding acetyl-CoA carboxylase biotin carboxyl carrier protein — MDLRKLKTLIDLVAESDISELEVTEGDGKVRIVKSAPAAPQQMVYAAPQMAAAAPAAPVAAVVESTPAVPDGHVVTAPMVGTFYRSPNPGAAPFVEIGQSVQEGDALCIIEAMKLLNEIEADKGGVIKEILVENGAPVEYGQPLFVIG, encoded by the coding sequence ATGGATCTTAGAAAACTTAAAACCTTAATTGACCTCGTTGCAGAGTCTGATATTTCTGAACTCGAAGTCACCGAGGGTGATGGCAAGGTCAGAATTGTTAAGTCGGCCCCTGCTGCCCCTCAACAGATGGTATACGCAGCGCCTCAAATGGCAGCTGCAGCCCCAGCAGCTCCCGTCGCAGCCGTAGTCGAATCTACACCGGCTGTTCCTGACGGACATGTTGTGACAGCTCCGATGGTAGGTACGTTCTATCGCTCCCCTAATCCTGGTGCCGCACCATTTGTAGAGATTGGCCAAAGCGTCCAAGAAGGTGATGCTTTATGTATTATCGAGGCCATGAAACTGCTCAACGAAATTGAGGCAGACAAAGGTGGCGTGATCAAAGAAATTCTTGTTGAAAACGGTGCTCCCGTAGAATACGGCCAGCCCTTGTTTGTGATTGGCTAG
- the accC gene encoding acetyl-CoA carboxylase biotin carboxylase subunit, which translates to MFEKILIANRGEIALRIQRACREMGIKTVVVHSEADRDAKYVRLADESVCIGPANPRESYLNMPAIIAAAEVTDAEAIHPGYGFLAENADFAERVEKSGFVFIGPRPETIRMMGDKVTAKKTMIAAGVPVVPGSAGALPDDPDEVIQIARDVGYPVIVKASGGGGGRGMRVVWTEGALLNAVATTRAEAEAAFGNPDLYMEKYLQNPRHIEIQVLADGAKQAVWLGERDCSMQRRHQKVIEEAPAPGIPRKLIDRIGDRCVEACHKLGYRGAGTFEFLYENGEFYFIEMNTRIQVEHTITEMITGIDLVQQQILVAAGEKFTLRQRDIQFKGHSIECRINAEDPFKFIPSPGHITKWHTPGGPGIRMDSHVFAGYTVPSNYDSMIGKLISYGDTRDQAIARMDIALSEMIVEGVKTNIPLHRELMQDPNFQAGSFSIHYLEEKLAKRP; encoded by the coding sequence ATGTTTGAAAAGATCCTTATCGCTAACCGGGGAGAAATAGCCCTACGCATCCAGCGCGCTTGTCGCGAAATGGGTATTAAAACTGTAGTGGTGCACTCAGAGGCTGATCGTGATGCCAAATATGTGCGCCTAGCGGATGAGTCTGTCTGTATTGGGCCTGCCAACCCTCGTGAAAGTTATTTGAATATGCCCGCGATTATCGCTGCGGCAGAGGTCACAGATGCAGAGGCTATCCACCCAGGCTATGGGTTCTTAGCCGAAAACGCTGATTTCGCAGAACGTGTAGAAAAAAGCGGTTTTGTATTTATTGGCCCTCGTCCTGAAACCATTCGCATGATGGGCGACAAGGTAACCGCTAAAAAAACTATGATTGCTGCAGGGGTTCCTGTGGTACCGGGCTCTGCAGGTGCCTTGCCTGATGATCCAGACGAGGTCATTCAGATAGCTCGTGATGTAGGCTATCCCGTGATTGTTAAGGCCTCAGGTGGGGGTGGCGGTCGTGGGATGCGTGTGGTTTGGACCGAAGGTGCGCTACTAAATGCTGTTGCGACGACCCGCGCCGAAGCCGAAGCGGCTTTTGGTAATCCAGATCTCTACATGGAAAAGTACCTGCAAAACCCGCGTCATATCGAGATTCAAGTCTTGGCCGACGGTGCTAAGCAGGCGGTATGGTTAGGCGAGCGAGATTGCTCCATGCAGCGTCGTCATCAAAAGGTTATCGAAGAGGCTCCGGCCCCTGGTATTCCTCGTAAATTGATTGACCGGATTGGTGATCGCTGTGTAGAGGCATGTCATAAGCTAGGCTACCGAGGTGCTGGTACCTTTGAGTTCCTCTACGAAAATGGCGAGTTCTATTTCATTGAGATGAACACGCGTATTCAGGTTGAGCACACAATCACAGAGATGATTACTGGGATTGACTTGGTACAGCAGCAAATTCTTGTGGCTGCCGGAGAAAAATTCACCCTACGTCAGCGTGATATTCAGTTTAAAGGTCACTCTATAGAATGCCGTATTAACGCTGAAGACCCATTTAAGTTTATTCCTAGTCCGGGTCATATTACCAAGTGGCATACACCAGGTGGGCCAGGGATTCGTATGGACTCGCATGTGTTTGCTGGTTATACCGTGCCCTCTAACTATGACTCCATGATTGGTAAGCTAATCAGCTATGGGGATACGCGAGATCAAGCCATTGCGCGTATGGATATTGCCTTATCCGAAATGATTGTCGAGGGGGTTAAAACGAATATCCCTCTACATCGTGAGTTGATGCAGGACCCTAATTTCCAAGCCGGTTCATTTAGTATCCATTACCTCGAAGAAAAACTGGCAAAACGCCCTTAA